A genomic segment from Mastomys coucha isolate ucsf_1 unplaced genomic scaffold, UCSF_Mcou_1 pScaffold7, whole genome shotgun sequence encodes:
- the LOC116082292 gene encoding protein transport protein Sec61 subunit gamma-like, which translates to MDRAMQEPSQEFVKDSIRLVKKCTKPNRKKFQKVTMATVISFAIMGFIGFFVKLIHIPNIIVGG; encoded by the coding sequence ATGGATAGGGCAATGCAGGAGCCAAGTCAGGAGTTTGTAAAGGACTCAATTCGGCTGGTTAAAAAATGCACCAAACCCAACAGAAAAAAGTTCCAGAAGGTCACCATGGCCACAGTGATAAGCTTTGCTATCATGGGATTCATTGGCTTCTTCGTGAAACTGATCCATATCCCTAACATTATTGTGGGTGGCTGA